From Pagrus major chromosome 2, Pma_NU_1.0, one genomic window encodes:
- the LOC141015316 gene encoding small ribosomal subunit protein eS25, with protein sequence MPPKQDKKKDTGKSKKDKDPVNKSGGKAKKKKWSKGKVRDKLNNLVLFDKATYDKLYKEVPNYKLITPAVVSERLKIRGSLARNALQELLAKGMIKLVSKHRAQLIYTRNTKGGDEEAAAEKA encoded by the exons ATG CCTCCCAAGCAAGACAAGAAGAAGGACACTGGGAAGTCCAAAAAGGACAAGGACCCAGTCAACAAGTCTGGAGGCAAAGCCAAGAAGAAG AAGTGGTCCAAGGGAAAAGTGAGGGATAAGCTCAACAACCTGGTGCTCTTCGACAAGGCTACCTACGACAAGCTGTACAAAGAAGTTCCCAACTACAAGCTCATCACACCCGCTGTTGTGTCAGAGAGGCTGAAGATCCGTGGCTCTCTGGCCAGGAATGCCCTCCAGGAACTGCTCGCCAAAG GCATGATCAAACTGGTGTCCAAACATAGAGCACAGCTCATCTACACACGTAACACCAAGGGTGGAGACGAGGaggcagctgcagagaaggCATAA
- the trappc4 gene encoding trafficking protein particle complex subunit 4, with protein MVIFSVYVVNKAGGLIYQYDNYVPRAEAEKTFSYPLDLVLKHHDEKVVVSFGQRDGIRVGHAVLSINGVDVMGKSTAEGKDILEYLKDPANYPVSIRFGRARLSSNEKLMLASMFHSLFAIGSQLSPEVGSSGIEMLETDVFKLHCFQTLTGIKFIVLADPRQSGIDALLRKIYEIYSDFALKNPFYSLEMPIRCELFDQNLKGALEIAEKAGNFGAGS; from the exons ATGGTGATCTTCAGTGTGTATGTGGTGAACAAGGCTGGAGGTTTAATTTACCAATATGACAACTATGTCCCGAGGGCGGAGGCCGAGAAAACATTTAGCTATCCTTTAGATTTAGTGCTGAAGCATCACGACGAAAAGGTCGTCGTGTCGTTTGGACAGCGGGACGGAATCAGAG TGGGCCATGCAGTGCTGTCCATCAATGGGGTTGATGTGATGGGCAAGAGCACAGCAGAAGGAAAGGACATCCTTGAATACTTAAAGGATCCTGCAAATTATCCGGTGTCGATTCGCTTTGGAAGGGCTCGTCTGAGCTCCAATGAGAAGCTGATGCTGGCATCTATGTTCCACTC GTTGTTTGCTATAGGTTCACAGCTGTCCCCTGAAGTTGGCAGTTCAGGGATTGAGATGCTAGAAACGGACGTCTTTAAGCTCCACTGCTTCCAGACTCTGACAG GAATTAAGTTCATCGTACTGGCGGACCCTCGTCAATCTGGTATCGATGCTCTACTAAGGAAGATTTATGAGATCTATTCAGATTTTGCCCTCAAAAACCCGTTCTATTCTCTGGAAATGCCAATCAG GTGTGAACTCTTTGATCAGAATCTGAAGGGTGCTCTGGAGATCGCGGAGAAAGCTGGAAACTTTGGAGCTGGATCTTGA
- the cfap45 gene encoding cilia- and flagella-associated protein 45, with translation MSPKSQGSSSRTSRSRSHTRRYRKLGPVSEVDESLFGSPKSVSTQLDKRGKLASKAKNESQKNQDTIQIITKDLIRNLRIPCKDSSKESLILPPPEFERITALSRVLTKEEKEAYQRKKEEEMKALEEAKCRIFDAEVSHKENKVLTQMEIEARDRDQRLMEQANALRMEQEEEIKKLNSMILGAQCQATRDVQIHEKKQIQAEMLEEEKRLDVMMEVERRKALKTEEEIDELRKNQMIRGKQQIYDQIQDRLVGKILEDELKECERQETRENQEKMNLEDLKALEKKREEQQRLQEEVMRINAETMRAKEQRKEEEKLADMRDMEYIQSKLEREAEYEAEQRRIKKEKELEIARLRARQEKAKDYKAEQDELRARRDQERLHREWRRKEKELAEKKAQEEAMLRQARLEQVHCKEHLLSIEAGREKAEFERVLKVQQEAIIKQKEEEEKQHQKAQRHTEVIRQQMKERELCAIAKRRQTFQEADRLIEEAQQRRARLDEIKEKKLRELKATGLSDKYCSEVEKKARAYVL, from the exons atgtctcctaaa AGTCAGGGATCCAGCTCCAGGACTTCAAGGAGCCGCTCTCATACCCGCCGGTACCGCAAACTAGGCCCCGTCTCTGAGGTGGACGAAAGCCTGTTTGGGAGCCCAAAATCG GTGTCAACACAGTTAGATAAACGTGGAAAATTAGCTTCCAAAGCCAAGAATGAGTCCCAGAAGAACCAAGACACTATTCAGATTATTACAAAGGACCTCATTCGCAATCTCAG GATCCCATGCAAGGATTCCTCAAAAGAGTCGCTCATTCTACCTCCACCTGAGTTTGAGCGGATCACCGCTCTGTCCAGAGTTCTCAccaaggaggagaaagaggcttatcagaggaagaaagaagaggaaatg AAAGCTCTAGAGGAAGCGAAGTGTCGAATCTTTGATGCAGAAGTGTCGCATAAGGAGAACAAGGTTCTTACTCAGATGGAGATAGAGGCCCGGGACCGTGATCAGCGCTTGATGGAGCAGGCAAACGCGTTAAGGATGGAGCAAGAAGAGGAGATCAAAAAGCTCAACAGT ATGATTCTGGGTGCTCAGTGTCAAGCCACGCGTGATGTTCAGATCCATGAGAAGAAACAGATCCAGGCGGAGATGTTAGAGGAGGAGAAGCGTCTGGATGTCATGATGGAGGTGGAACGCCGCAAGGCCTTAAAGACCGAGGAGGAGATTGATGAGCTGCGCAAAAACCAGATGATCCG aggaaagcagcaaatTTACGACCAGATCCAGGATAGACTGGTGGGAAAAATATTGGAGGATGAACTAAAAGAGTGCGAGAGGCAGGAGACACGCGAGAATCAGGAGAAAATGAACCTGGAGGACCTCAAG GCCctggagaagaagagggaggagcaGCAGCGTCTGCAGGAGGAGGTCATGCGTATTAATGCTGAGACCATGCGGGCCAAggagcagaggaaggaggaggagaagctggctGACATGAGAGATATGGAATACATCCAAAGCAAACTG GAGAGGGAAGCAGAATAtgaagcagagcagagacgaatcaagaaggagaaggagcttGAGATTGCCAGGCTGAGGGCTCGGCAGGAAAAAGCAAAGGACTACAAGGCAGAGCAG GATGAGCTCCGTGCTCGCAGGGACCAGGAAAGGCTGCACAGAgaatggaggagaaaagagaaagagttgGCTGAAAAGAAAGCGCAGGAGGAAGCGATGCTGCGGCAGGCTCGCTTGGAGCAGGTTCACTGCAAAGAGCACTTGCTGTCGATCGAGGCTGGCCGGGAAAAGGCAGAGTTTGAGAGGGTGCTGAA GGTGCAACAGGAAGCGATCATCaaacagaaggaggaggaggagaagcagcatCAGAAAGCGCAACGTCACACAGAGGTCATCCGGCAGCAGATGAAGGAACGTGAGCTCTGTGCTATAGCAAAGCGCAGACAGACCTTCCAGGAGGCTGATCGGTTGATTGAGGAAGCCCAGCAGAGACGCGCGCGCCTCGATGAGATCAAAGAGAAGAAGCTGCGAGAGCTCAA GGCTACAGGGCTCTCTGACAAATACTGCAGTGAAGTGGAAAAGAAGGCCCGGGCCTATGTACTCTGA
- the slc37a4a gene encoding glucose-6-phosphate exchanger SLC37A4a isoform X2, whose protein sequence is MATAGYGYYRGTIFLAMFVGYTLYYFNRKTFSFVMPSLMQEIKLDKDDLGMITSSQSLAYAISKFISGVLSDQISARWLFSIGLCMVGGINVVFSWSSTVAVFSALWFLNGLGQGLGWPPCGRVLRKWFEPSQFGTWWSILSCSMNLAGSLGPIIATVLAQTYSWRTILSVSGVSCVVFSVVCLLLIKNEPKDVGLPNIEAAAKKSKGGSSSNESTLSEFLLSPYLWLLSVSYLVVFGVKTACTDWGQLFLIQDKGHSTLVGSSYMSALEVGGLLGSLAAGFLSDKAVAKQGMRVYGNPRHFVLICMMAGMFASMYLFRVTVTPNSSQVSALTTTSQWTKINDDSLMQRTRCHTPHGCLSHLYIQVWILSLGAAFGFSSYGPIALFGVIANESAPSNYCGTSHAIVALMANIGGFLSGLPFSTIAKHHGWETAFWVAEITCGVTTIGFILLRNIRTKMGHVSKKAD, encoded by the exons ATGGCTACAGCGGGTTATGGATACTACAGAGGCACTATATTTCTGGCCATGTTTGTCggctacacactgtactactTTAACAGAAAGACTTTCTCCTTTGTGATGCCCTCCCTAATGCAAGAAATTAAGCTGGATAAGGATGACCTGG GCATGATCACAAGCAGTCAGTCTTTGGCCTACGCTATCAGTAAGTTCATCAGTGGCGTGCTGTCAGACCAGATCAGCGCCCGCTGGCTCTTCTCCATTGGCCTGTGCATGGTAGGAGGCATCAACGTGGTCTTCTCCTGGTCCTCCACTGTGGCTGTCTTCTCTGCCCTCTGGTTTCTCAATGGTCTGGGCCAGGGCCTCGGCTGGCCTCCCTGCGGCAGGGTGCTGCGCAAG tggTTCGAGCCCTCCCAGTTCGGGACGTGGTGGTCTATTCTCTCCTGCAGCATGAATCTGGCTGGCAGCTTGGGCCCCATTATTGCCACGGTGCTGGCCCAGACTTACAGTTGGAGGACGATATTGTCAGTATCAGGAGTGAGCTGCGTGGTGTTCTCcgttgtctgtctgctgctcatcAAGAATGAGCCGAAGGACGTGGGACTGCCCAATATAGAGGCAGCAGCCAAGAAGAGCAAAGGAG GATCCTCCAGCAATGAGAGCACCCTGTCCGAGTTCCTGCTGTCACCATACCTGTGGCTGCTGTCCGTGTCCTACCTGGTGGTGTTCGGTGTGAAGACGGCCTGCACCGACTGGGGCCAGCTGTTCCTCATTCAGGACAAGGGCCACTCTACGCTTGTTG GTAGCTCATACATGAGTGCCCTGGAAGTTGGAGGCTTGTTGGGCAGTCTCGCAGCAGGTTTCCTCTCGGACAAGGCTGTGGCCAAA CAAGGCATGAGAGTCTATGGCAATCCTCGCCATTTCGTCCTGATCTGCATGATGGCTGGAATGTTTGCGTCCATGTACCTGTTCAGAGTCACTGTCACTCCCAACAGCTCACAGGTATCTGCTCTGACAACGACATCCCAgtggacaaaaataaatgatgattcTTTAATGCAGCGCACCAGGTGTCACACTCCTCATGGATGTTTGTCTCATTTGTACATTCAGGTGTGGATACTCAGCTTGGGTGCCGCTTTTGGTTTCTCCTCTTATGGACCAATAGCGTTGTTTGGAGTTATAGCCAATGAGAGCGCCCCATCCAACTACTGCGGGACATCACACGCCATTGTTGCCCTGATGGCCAATA TTGGTGGCTTCCTGTCTGGACTACCCTTCAGCACCATTGCCAAGCACCACGGCTGGGAGACGGCCTTCTGGGTAGCAGAGATCACCTGTGGCGTCACCACTATTGGGTTCATCCTGCTGCGCAACATCCGAACAAAGATGGGTCACGTGTCCAAGAAGGCAGATTAA
- the sgcg gene encoding gamma-sarcoglycan, translating into MVREQYVTTTQGSSSPRPVPDHVYKIGIYGWRKRCLYLFVLLLIVILVVNFALTIWIFRVMWFNTEGMGHLQVHPDGVKLEDGESEFLHPLYAQEVHSREDSSLLAHSSENVSLNARDENGDVTGRLSVGPKEAQGHARNLLINSHNDNMLFAADGEQAVIGPDKLRVTGPEGAIFQHSVEVPLLRSELFKDLRLESPTRSLSMDAPKGVHLKALAGNIEAASNMDVILQSSIGLLVLDAETVRMPSLPLSEGGVSGNAQGLFEVCVCPSGKLFLSKAGVTSTCSENQEC; encoded by the exons ATGGTGCGGGAGCAGTATGTCACCACCACCCAGGGCAGCAGCTCGCCCAGGCCCGTGCCCGACCATGTCTACAAGATCGGCATCTATGGCTGGAGGAAACGCTGCCTCTACCTGTTCGTGCTGCTGCTCATCGTCATCCTGGTGGTCAACTTCGCCCTCACCATCTGGATCTTCAGGGTGATGTGGTTCAACACG GAAGGGATGGGACACCTACAAGTGCACCCAGATGGGGTCAAGCTGGAGGATGGCGAGTCAGAGTTTCTTCACCCCCTCTACGCTCAGGAGGTCCACTCCAGAGAA gactCTTCACTTCTAGCGCACTCCTCTGAAAATGTCTCCCTTAATGCCCGTGATGAAAACGGTGATGTCACGGGGAGGTTATCTGTGG GTCCAAAAGAGGCTCAGGGACACGCTCGAAATCTCCTCATTAACTCCCACAATGACAACATGCTGTTCGCTGCAGATGGCGAGCAGGCTGTGATTGGACCAGACAAACTACGAGTCACAG GTCCTGAAGGAGCGATCTTCCAGCATTCAGTGGAGGTGCCCCTGCTGAGATCTGAACTTTTCAAGGATCTGAG GTTGGAGTCTCCTACTCGCTCGCTCAGTATGGACGCACCGAAAGGAGTTCATTTGAAAGCGCTGGCTGGCAACATCGAAGCTGCTTCCAACATGGATGTCATTCTGCAGTCGAGTATAGGACTG CTGGTGCTGGATGCTGAGACGGTGCGCATGCCGAGCCTGCCCCTGAGCGAAGGAGGGGTTTCTGGAAATGCTCAGGGCCTCTTcgaggtgtgtgtctgtcccaGCGGCAAGCTCTTCCTGTCCAAGGCCGGGGTCACCTCCACTTGCAGTGAGAATCAGGAGTGCTAG
- the slc37a4a gene encoding glucose-6-phosphate exchanger SLC37A4a isoform X1, with product MATAGYGYYRGTIFLAMFVGYTLYYFNRKTFSFVMPSLMQEIKLDKDDLGMITSSQSLAYAISKFISGVLSDQISARWLFSIGLCMVGGINVVFSWSSTVAVFSALWFLNGLGQGLGWPPCGRVLRKWFEPSQFGTWWSILSCSMNLAGSLGPIIATVLAQTYSWRTILSVSGVSCVVFSVVCLLLIKNEPKDVGLPNIEAAAKKSKGGSSSNESTLSEFLLSPYLWLLSVSYLVVFGVKTACTDWGQLFLIQDKGHSTLVGSSYMSALEVGGLLGSLAAGFLSDKAVAKQGMRVYGNPRHFVLICMMAGMFASMYLFRVTVTPNSSQVWILSLGAAFGFSSYGPIALFGVIANESAPSNYCGTSHAIVALMANIGGFLSGLPFSTIAKHHGWETAFWVAEITCGVTTIGFILLRNIRTKMGHVSKKAD from the exons ATGGCTACAGCGGGTTATGGATACTACAGAGGCACTATATTTCTGGCCATGTTTGTCggctacacactgtactactTTAACAGAAAGACTTTCTCCTTTGTGATGCCCTCCCTAATGCAAGAAATTAAGCTGGATAAGGATGACCTGG GCATGATCACAAGCAGTCAGTCTTTGGCCTACGCTATCAGTAAGTTCATCAGTGGCGTGCTGTCAGACCAGATCAGCGCCCGCTGGCTCTTCTCCATTGGCCTGTGCATGGTAGGAGGCATCAACGTGGTCTTCTCCTGGTCCTCCACTGTGGCTGTCTTCTCTGCCCTCTGGTTTCTCAATGGTCTGGGCCAGGGCCTCGGCTGGCCTCCCTGCGGCAGGGTGCTGCGCAAG tggTTCGAGCCCTCCCAGTTCGGGACGTGGTGGTCTATTCTCTCCTGCAGCATGAATCTGGCTGGCAGCTTGGGCCCCATTATTGCCACGGTGCTGGCCCAGACTTACAGTTGGAGGACGATATTGTCAGTATCAGGAGTGAGCTGCGTGGTGTTCTCcgttgtctgtctgctgctcatcAAGAATGAGCCGAAGGACGTGGGACTGCCCAATATAGAGGCAGCAGCCAAGAAGAGCAAAGGAG GATCCTCCAGCAATGAGAGCACCCTGTCCGAGTTCCTGCTGTCACCATACCTGTGGCTGCTGTCCGTGTCCTACCTGGTGGTGTTCGGTGTGAAGACGGCCTGCACCGACTGGGGCCAGCTGTTCCTCATTCAGGACAAGGGCCACTCTACGCTTGTTG GTAGCTCATACATGAGTGCCCTGGAAGTTGGAGGCTTGTTGGGCAGTCTCGCAGCAGGTTTCCTCTCGGACAAGGCTGTGGCCAAA CAAGGCATGAGAGTCTATGGCAATCCTCGCCATTTCGTCCTGATCTGCATGATGGCTGGAATGTTTGCGTCCATGTACCTGTTCAGAGTCACTGTCACTCCCAACAGCTCACAG GTGTGGATACTCAGCTTGGGTGCCGCTTTTGGTTTCTCCTCTTATGGACCAATAGCGTTGTTTGGAGTTATAGCCAATGAGAGCGCCCCATCCAACTACTGCGGGACATCACACGCCATTGTTGCCCTGATGGCCAATA TTGGTGGCTTCCTGTCTGGACTACCCTTCAGCACCATTGCCAAGCACCACGGCTGGGAGACGGCCTTCTGGGTAGCAGAGATCACCTGTGGCGTCACCACTATTGGGTTCATCCTGCTGCGCAACATCCGAACAAAGATGGGTCACGTGTCCAAGAAGGCAGATTAA